The uncultured Celeribacter sp. genome includes the window GACTTGCCGCAGCCCGAAGGGCCGACAAGCACCATGAATTCGCGATCTTCGATGGTCAGGTTGATGTCATGTACGGTTTTGCGGTCGCCGTAGGACTTGCAAATATTATTCAGTTGGACGGTCGCCATGTGCGGGGCCTCCGGTCTTGGGCGTCATTTGACGCCGGTGTGCATGAAGCTGTCGATAAAACGGCGCTGGAAGATCACGAAGAGGATCAGGAGCGGCGAGACGACAATGGTGGTTCCGGCCATGAGGCGGGGCCAGTCGGCGCCGCTGTCGGCCTTGGCCAGCAAGCCCAGTCCGATCGGCAGGGTGCGGATGCCTTCGGAGTTGGTCACGAGCAGGGGCCACATGTAGTCGTTCCAATGCGTAACGACTGAGATGATGCCAAAGGCGATCAGCGTCGGTTTCACCAGTGGCAGGTAGACATGCCAGAGGATCGACATGTGCCCGCAGCCATCGAGCCGCGCAGCATCGGACAGTTCGGCGGGCACCTGACGGAAGCTTTGGCGCAGCATGAAGGTGCCATAGCCGGAGGCAACGAAGGGGACGATCATAGCTGGGATGGTGTTGACCAGCCCCATTTCGCGCAGGGTGACGAAATTGGTCAGGAAGATCGCATAGATCGGGAACATCACTTGCAGCAGGAACAACGTGAACAGCAGGTTTTTGCCCGGGAAATTCAGTCGGGCAAAGGCATAGGCAGCCAGCGTGATCGTGACCAGTTGCCCGGCCAGGATCGAACTTGTCACGATGACCGAATTCACCAGATAGGTGCCGAAAGGCGCGACCGCCAGCGTGCTGGGGTAGTTGGAAAAGTTCAGCTTGCTCGGCCAGAAGGGCGCTGCCGGATCAAAGACCTCGCCCTGCGTCTTGAGAGACGTCACGAGAATCCAGATCAGCGGGCTTAACCACAGCAGTGCCAGCGGTAGCATGATCGCGTGTAGCCAGTTCTGGCGGACCCATTTGCGCCACAAGGGGCGGCGTGCAGGGGGGGGATTGGACGGGACGGTAAGGTTGGCGTCAGTCATCAGCGTTCTCCCAGATAGTGGACGCGACGGCCCAGGGTGACGGACACCAGCCCGATAAGGCCCAGCACGGCGATCAGCAGAGCATTGGCCAACGCCGAGGCATAGCCGATGTCCTGATACTGAAAGCCATTCTGGTAGATGTAATAGGTCAACACGTTGGTGCTGTCGGCCGGACCACCCTGTGTCATCACGTAAACGTAGTCAAAGATCTGATAGCTGTGCAATGTGCCAATGATGGTCACGAAGTAGAGCGTTGGTGAGATCAGCGGAACGGTGATGTGCAGCAGCCGGTCCCGGGCGCTGACGCCATCCAGCCGGGCGGCCTCGTAGAGGTCCGCGGGCACCAGTTTCAGCGCGGCCAGCAGGATCAGCATGAAGTAGCCTGCATATTTCCAAATGCTCATGATGACGATCGCGGGGAGGGCCCAGTCGCTGTCATAGAGCCAATCCAGGCGGGGCAGGCCGAGTGCGGTCAGCGCCTCATTGATGGGGCCATAGCCGGGGGCGTAGAGAAAGACCCAGAGCATGCCTGCCGCCACCGAGGGGATCATCACCGGGTAGAAAAAGGCGGAACGGTAGATCGCCATGCCCCGCAGCTTGCTGTCCATCGCGACAGCCAGCAAAAGCGCCACGACAATTGATAAGGGGATTGTCGTCAACGTGTAAAAGGCGGTGTTGCCCAGAACTTTCCAGAACAGCCTGTCGTCGAGAAGACGCAGGTAATTTTCCGCCCCCAGCCAGAAGATCTCGGGATCTCCCAGCAGGACGTCATGGAGGCTGAACCAGACCGACCGCAGGATCGGCCAGTAGGTAAAGGCGGCGAGAAAGATCAGCGATGGCAGCAAAAGCGCATAGGCCAGCAGCATCTCATTCCGGCGTGCGCGCGCAAAGGATGGTGACATGGGGTCCCCTCGGAAACAGATACAGGGAGGCGGCCCGGGCGGTCGCCTCCCCAAAGTCATTTGGCGTGATCAGCCCTGACGACGCAGGACGCGCTGGATCTCGCGGTTGGTGTCAGCGGTGGCGTCGGCCAGAGCCTGTTGCGGGGCGATCTCGCCTGCCAATGTCCGGTCGATTGCGCTCTTCAGATTGTCGCGCGCACGGGAGTAGGCCGGAACCTGCAGGAAAGCGCCGGAGAACTCGGCCTGACGCATGGCCACCTCGGCCTGCGGGACCTCTTGCAGATACTCGACCATTTCGGGCTGTTCCCAGGCGGATTTGCGCACGGCAAGATAGCCCGTTGCGCGGCTCCAGGCGGCCTGATTTTCCGTGTTGGTCATCCAGCGGGCAAAGGTCCAGGCGGCTTCTTTCTTGGCGTCCGACTGGTTCTTTGCGATCATCAGGGGGCCGCCCCCTTGCGAGGCGCCGAATTGTTTCTTCTTCGGCATGAAGGCCACGCCGACCTCGAAGGGCGAGGAGGTCCGCAGGTTGGTCAGAGACCCGGTGGAGTGGTAGAGCATTGCGGTGGAGCCAGCCATGAAGTCGTTGGCCGACCCCTGCCAAGTCGACGCCGGAGCCATACAGCCCGCATCCACCATTTTCTTCCAGAATTCCAGTGCTTCAATTGACTCGGGGCGATCCCAAAGCACCTTGTCTGCTTCCCACGGAACCAGGCCGTTTTGCCGACAGTACCCTTCGAACATCCAGTCATGCCAGCCGCCGCCGATGGTCAGGCCCCAGCGTTTCAGTTCGTCCCCTTCGCGGATGGTCAGCGCTTGAGCTGCCGTCATCAACTCGTCCCAGGTGACGGGCGCATCGCCAAGACCGGCTTCGGCGAAAGCATCCTTGTTGTAGTAAAGCACCGGCGTCGACGGCTGGAAGGACAGGCCGTAAAGGCGGTCGTCGGAGATCGCGGTGTTCAGGAAACCACCGATGAAATCGTCGTAGATATCGTCGGCTTTGGCCTGTTCCGTGATGTCTTCCAGCGCATCGAGACCAAGGAAGGTCTGCAGCGAAGAGTTGATCGGCAACCATAGGGCAGGCGGCTCGCCCACGCCCAGAGAGGTGATGACCTTCTGCTCGGTGTTGTCGTAGGAGCCAGCGTAGATGGCCTCGACCTCGATGCCGTCGTGGGTGGCGTTGAACTCAGCGATCATACCCGAAATGATTGTGTTGATGTCGCCGGAAACGCCCACCGGGTACATGAACTGTAGTTTTTGGGTCTCATTGGCGCGGGCGGGGGTCAGGATGCCCGGCATTGCGCTGACGAAGGGCGCGGCCAGTCCGGTGGCCAGCAGGCGACGCCGCATCATGTTGGGTTTTGTGGATTTCATGTCAGAGTTTCTCCATCATGTGGGATTATGGTCGTCTTTGTCGTGCCGCGAGGATCAGAGGAATCGTCCGCACCCTCACAATGAGTCTTCATTTAGACCTTAAAAATAACAGTTATGTGACTTCTATTAGGAAATGTGTGAAACGAGTGTAGTGGGCTGATGTCGAGAGGTTTGAATGCTTATTTTGTGGATTATTTTGTGATTTTTGTAGGAATTGGTGTTTTTTTGAGCGTTTGTCTCTTGGATCTGCATATTTCTGTGACAGTATCCCCGTAAGAAATCCGGGCGTATTGCGCCGTATTCCAGAAACCATTGCAGGAGATCCGAAGATGCTCATCGCACATATCACCGATTCCCATGTATTGGCGCCGGGACAGCGTCTGGCGGGACGGATGGACACTGCGGCGGCCTTCGATCGGTTAATTGCCAGCCTGAAGGCGCAGCCCGTGCAGCCGGATCTGGTGCTTTTTTCCGGCGATCTGGCAGAAGATGCGACGTCCGAAGAGTACGCCCATGTCAGCGCAGGGTTGCGGCATCTGGGGCTGCCGGTGTTGGCTGTCCCGGGCAATCATGATCGGCGGGCGCCGATGCTGGCGGCTTTGCCTGGCATGGTGCGCGCCATAGAGAGCGGCCATTTGTGTCTGGCTGAGCAGACGCGCGGCCCGCTGATCATTGGGCTTGATACTGTGATCGAGGGCGCACCTGAGGGAGAGCTTTGCGAAGCGCGGCTGGAGTGGCTGGCGGGCCGGCTGAATGAGGCGCGGGGGCGTGAGGTCCTGATCTTCATGCATCATCCGCCGATCACCACCGGCCTCAAGGATATGGACAGCATGGGCCTGCTGGCCGGTCGCGAGGCTCTGGCAAGCCTGGTCGCAGATCATGGCAAGGTCTGTGCGATCCTGTGCGGGCACATGCATCGCGCAATCATGGGGTGCTGCGGGGGTGCACCGGTGCGCGTTGCTCCTGCGGCGTCCCTCCAGATTGCTTTCGATCTGCGGGACGGTGTCTCCTTTAACTTCTCCGGGGAGCCGCCGCAATACATGATGCACCGTCTGGATCGGGCCGGTGGTTTGGTGTCGCACGTTATAAGCGTTTAGGGGCTCACATGCTTCCGCGGGTCTCAGGTAAACTGCAGATAGGCCGGGAAGTCCGGTGGCGGGGCGATGAACGCCGTGATCTTGAGTTGTGCGATTGTGCGATTGTGCGGTCGCGGGCTTTTGCAGATGCATCGACAGCATGATTGCCGCAGTGGTGATCGACCCCGACAGCGCCAGTTCGACAACCTGTCCGAGTTCGAGCATGGACTGCTATCCGGGGGCAGGCCCAGCGAAAGCAGCGCAGACTGGCAGGCTTCCAGGGCTAGCCGGTTGCTGGCGGCATAATTCGCCAGATCTTCGTTGGGCGTGGTCAGAATGAGTAGTTCGAAAAAACGCCGGTCGAGTGAAAACCATTGATCCGGTGTCAGCGTGTTTCGGTCGGACAGGGCGCGAATGTCGTCGGCCAGCGCGCGCAGTTTCTCGGTTGGCAGGTGGGCTGAGTTCAGGGCCGCCACTTCCAGGATGCTGCGCAGTTCGTATTTGGCCTTGATTTTCTTAGAGGTCAGCGGCTCGACCATCCTGCGCGAGGTGCGGCTTTTCTGGATGAGGCCGCGTTCTTGAAGGCGGCCCAGAACGTCGCGCACGATGGTGCGGGAGACTCCGTATTCTTCGGCCATCTGGGCTTCGTAAATACGGTAGCGACCAAAGGCCGGGCAGCGGGTGACGTGTCGGGCGACATCATCGTAGACGCGAAGCCAGCTGGGTTTGCCGACACTCGAGGCGAGTGTGCTCAGGTCCAGTTCAATGCCGCGCAGATCTTCGCGTTTGGGATCGGCGTCGGTTCCGGCCACGACAAACCCGTGCCCGGAAAACCGCCGTATCAGCCCTTGGGTTTCGATCATTTCCAGCGCGCGTTTGTCAATGGCGGTGTGCTGACCACGGTGGATGCGGTCAATGCCGGCCTGCAGGTCGATCACCGCGCTGAGGCCGTGCGTCAGATCGCGGCGGCTGACCGTATCGTGCTGACCAAAACGGATCTCGCGGATCCGGAGGCAGAAGCCGGGCTGCGCGCCCGTCTGGCGCGGATAAACCCCACGGCCGGAGTGATGACAAGCGAGGACAGTGTCGCGGAAATCCTCGGTGGATTTGGGCCTGTCACATTCGTGGCCGCTTTGCTGACGGGGCAGGGTGCGACGCGGGACTGCGGGCTGGACTGTCGTGATCACACCCATAGCCACCATGCCTCCCATCACGCAACCGCCCATACCCATCCAGATCCCCATACACATCCCAATGCGCATCATCATGATGCAGAGCTCGGCGTTACCAGCTTTTCTCTTGTGATAGAGGGAGCGATAGATTGGACTATGTTCGGAACCTAGCTTACACTGCTTTTACATAAGCATGGCGATAGGATTTTCAGGGTGAAGGGTATTTTGGCGCTTGAAGGCGAAGACAGGCCGATTGCGATCCACGGGGTTCAGCATCTTGTTCATGCGCCGACGCATATGAGGCATTGGCCCGACGGGCCGCGCCAGTCGCGGCTGGTCTGCGCTGCTGGACCCGAAATGGGCCGGGCGGGTGGCGTTGGTCGATGAACCCGAGATCGGCTTGTTCGATCTGGCGCTAGCTTTGTCGGCGGCGGGCCAGATGGAATTTGAGGACATGAGCAATATGTCGGTGTCCGAAATCGACGCGCTGGTCGACCATGCCAAAGGTCTGATCCACGGCGGCCATCTCAGCCCGTTCTGGCTGCGCGCCAATGAACCGGTGGAACGGTTTCTTGAGGGCGAACTCAAGCTGGCGTCGATCTGGTCGCCGACCATTGTCGAGATGAAACGTCAGGGTGTGAAGGTGCGTCAGGCGCGCCCGCTGGAAGGTTATCGGGCCTGGCATGGGGGCATGTGCCTGTCTCGCATGTTGTCGGGCAACAAACTCGACCGCGCCTATGACTGGTTGAACTGGTATCTGGATGGCCACGCCGGGGCGGTGGTCGCGCGTCAGGGTTATTATATGTCCGTGCCCGACCGCGTGAAGGCCTGCCTGCCGAAAGCGGATTGGGATTACTGGTATGAAGGTCTCTCTGCCGCTCAAGATCTGAACGATGTGGCCGGGCGTCCGGCGATCAGGGCGGGGGAAACCCGTTCCGGCGGGTCGCGGCTGGACCGGGCCCATCACATCGCCATCTGGAACTCGACCATGGATGAACACAACTATGTCGTCCGACGGTGGAATGAACTGGTCACACTGGCCGCGTCCAAAACCCGCACACACCGCCGCGCAAGCTAAGCAAGCTCAGAAAGAAGCCCATGAAACATGTGACCCTGATCGCCACTGGCGGCACCATTGCCTCGTCCACCGACACAGCCGCCGGGGCTGTGAATGCCGGCCTGAGCGGGGAAACCCTGCTCAATAGCCTGCATGAACCGCTCGATGGCATCGAGGTGACGGTGGAGAACTTTGAGGCGACGGGCAGCTATGCGCTCGACCTTGCCACCCTGCACCGCCTGTGTCGCCGGATCGATGAGGTTCTGGCCGATGAGAGTGTGGATGGCGTGGTCGTGACCCATGGCACCGACACGATGGAAGAAAGCGTCTTCCTGGCGTGGCTCTTGGTGGCCAGTGAGAAACCCGTTGTCTTTACCGGGGCGCAGCGCCATGCCGGGCAGCCCGATACGGATGGCCCGCGCAACATTCATGATGCGATCTGCGCGGCAGCCAGCCCGGTTTTGCAGGGCGTGGGTCCAGTGATCCTGTTCGAGGGCGATATTCATGGCGCGCGCTATGTGACCAAGGCACATAGTTCGCGGGTCGACACTTTCCGATCCGTCGGCCACGGCAAGCTTGGCGAGGTGGATCATGGCGAGGTGTATCTCTATGCCCGTCCGGCGCATGCCCGTCCTGTGTTCGACACGCCGCGACTGGATCCGGATGTGGAACTGATCACCCTTGGCTTGGGGGTGACGCCGCGCCTTATGAAACTGGCGGGGGATCACGGCGCTTCTGGCATCGTTCTGTCAGCCCTTGGCCGGGGCAATGCGCCCAAAGGCTTTGCCGATGAAACGGCCCGTCTGGTCGCAGCCGGATGCCCGGTCGTGGTGGCCACGCGCTGCCATGAAGGGCGCACGCGTGCGGTCTATGGCAAGGACAGCGGCGGCGTGACGCTGGTGGCCAATGGGGCGCTGCTGGCCGGGGATCTGTCAGCGGTGAAAACACGGCTGCTGCTGTCAGCGCTGATCGGCAAAGGTCTGTCAGGGGCAATGCTTGCCGAGACCTTCGCCCGCTACAGCTGAGGCTTTTGGTGTCGCGGTGTCCGCGCGACGTCCAGCCGATGGGACGTCCGGTGAAACCTGCGTTCACAGGCGTTTTTCGAAGAACAGATCCGGGTAGGGGTCATCATTGAACCGTTCGATTTCCTGCCAGCCAAGCCGGTGGTACAGGCCAGCGGCTTCAGGCAGGGCAGAATTGGTGTCCAGACGCAAAACCGTAATACCGAGATCCTTGGCGCGGGTTTCAGCGGCGTGCATCAATCGTTTCGCCAGCCCCAGTCCCCGGGCGGAGGGCGACACCCAGAGCCGCTTGATTTCGGCATAGCCTTTGTCCGTGCCTTTCAGTCCGACACAGCCGATGGGCATGCCATCGGAGACGGCTAAGAGAAAACAACCGTTGGGCACGTGCATGTCCTGCACGTCCAGTCTGGCGGCTTTGTCCGGATCGAACCCCATTTCGAACCGGGCCGCGAGTTCGCCGTAGTAGCGTTCCATGCAGTCAATGGCATCGGGATGTTCGGGATCGATGTCGCGGATCTCGATCCGGTCGCGGCTCAGAGCGGAGGCCACGAGATCCATCGCTTCAAGCAGAGCTTGTGGTGTGGGATGCCGTTGCAGCAGGGCTGCGGCGCGATCGTTCGACAGGCGTTCATAGGCATCGTATTCCGCCTGACCTGCGGCGGTGAAACGGGCCAGGCGACGGCGCTTGTCGGCTGGGTCTTCTTGCGTGACAATCAAGCCTTCCTCCTCCAGTCCGCGCAGCAGGCGCGACAGCAGGCCGGTGTCGAGATCAAGATGCTGGCGGATGTCAGACACGGCACGGCCCGACGGGCCGATCGCGTTGAGGACGCGCGCCGCGCCCAACGGACGGCCCCGGCCAAGAAAGCTTTGATCCAGAACCCCGGTTTCGGTCGTGACAGCACGGTTGAAGCGGCGGATGCGGGCGACGGGATCGAGGGGCATGGCAAGATACCTGATTTTGGTCAAACAATAATTCCTGACATTAGTCAGCTAAGAGACGCGAGGTCAAGCCCGTCTGACCCCCGGATCTCCCTATAATCATTGACAGAGACGGAGCGGGGGGCCATGGAGGGCGCCATGCGATATGAGTTGCCATATGCCCGCGCCGGTCAGGTGATTGGCTTGCTCGGGGGATCCTTCGATCCCGCGCATGAAGGCCATGTGCATATTACCGAAATGGCGCTGAAGCGGTTTGCGCTGGATCGGGTCTGGTGGCTGGTCAGCCCGGGAAACCCGTTGAAAGCCGAAGGCCCGGCCTCGATGGCACGGCGGTTGATGCATGCCCGTCATATCATGCGGCATCCGCGTGTCGAGGTGACCGATCTGGAGGCCCGCACCGGCACCCGTTACACCGCCGAGACCCTACGCGCGCTCAAACGGCTTTACCCCGGTGTCACTTTCGTTTGGCTGATGGGCGCTGACAATCTGGCGCAATTTCATCTCTGGCAGGATTGGCAGCAGATCATGGCAACGACACCTGTGGGGGTGATTGCACGCCCCGGTACGCGCGGAGCGGCGCGCAACGCCGTGGCGGCGCAATGCTTTGAAGGTGCGAAATTGCCGGCGCGGGCCTCGCGCCTGTTGGGGCGCTCTGCACCGCCCTGCTGGTGCTTCATCAACGTGCCCATGTCCTCGGTCTCTTCCAGTGACATCCGGGCACGCGGGGACTGGTCGCGACACTGAACGTGCGACAGCAGAGGCGCTAAAGGTGGCTTTCCTGTCTTGCTCCCGTCATCCCGGCAGGGTTAACTCAGGCCATGACGAAAGCGAGATCCCAAATGCCCGGGCACGGGCTGAGAAGTGGCCATATGGGACGCAGAGCGGTGCTGGGCCTGATGCTGGGCGGGGTCGCACAGGCGGCGTTTGGCCGCGCGGTTGACCGTTCGCCGATCCCAGCCCCCCGTCCGGACGATCTCTTTCAGCGCTTCCTGCCCAGCGGGGATCAGCTTGTGGCCGAAGCCGGTTTGAGCGGTGAGGTGGCCTATGCCGTGGCGGATGCCGCCAGCGGCGAGCTGTTGGAGGTGCGAGGCCCTGTGCGGCGTCTGCCGCCCGCCTCGGTTGCGAAGACTGTCACCAGTCTCTATGCCCTGACCCATCTGGGACCGGATCATCGGTTTATCACAGAGTTGCGCCGTACCGGTCCGGTGCAGGCGGGGATTGTTCAGGGCGATCTGATCTTGCAGGGCAGCGGTGATCCCACGCTCGATACTGATGCGCTGGGAGGTCTGGCCAAGGCGCTGGCGGCAGCCGGGATTCGCGGCATAACCGGGCAGTTCCTGGTCGATGATCGCGCCTTGCCCCGGATTGCGCAAATCGATGATCTGCAGACCGAATATGCGGGCTACAATCCGACGATTTCTGGTCTCAACCTGAATTACAACCGCGTCCATTTCGAATGGCGGCGCCAGGGCGAAAGCTATGCGCTGAAGCTGGATGCACGGGCAGAGAATTTCGCGCCCGATGTCAAAATCGCCCGCATGGCCATCGCGGGCCGGGAACGGCCGGTTTTCGACTACGAACCGGGCGGTGGCTATGATGGCTGGACGGTTGCGCGTTCGGCGCTGGGCAACGGCGGGGCGCGGTGGCTGCCGGTACGTTTGCCCGCGCTTTATGCGGGCGAGGTGTTTCAGACGATTGCGGCGCTGCAGGGCGTGCGTCTGCCAGCGGCGAAACGGATGACGGCAGATCAGCCCAGTGAGACCATCGTGCAGGTCGAAAGCGCTCCGCTGAGCCTGATTGTGCGCGATATGTTGAAATACTCCACGAATCTGACAGCGGAAGTTCTGGGGCTGGCCGCCAGTCGGGCGCAGGGGCACAGGCCCGCCACGCTGGCCGCATCCGCCGCCTTTATGAACGACTGGGCCCGTCAGACCTTTGGCATGAACCATCTGACTTTTGTCGACCATTCCGGGCTCGGTGGCGCCTCCGAAGTGAGTGTTGTCGATATGGTGCACATGCTGAGTGCCAAAGGGGTAGAAGCGCGTCTGGCGCCGCTCTTGAAAACGATCCGCATGCTGGATGATCAGGGCAATGTCCTTCCCGATCCGCCCGCCGAGGTGGTGGCCAAGACCGGCACGTTGGATTTCGTGTCGACATTGGCGGGCTATGCGCAGGCACCGGGCGGGCCGCGTATGGCCTTTGCGATCTTTGCCGCCGATGTTCCGCGCCGTCAGGCGGCCAAGGCCGAAGGGGCGGAACGCCCCGCTGGCGCACGCACGTTCAACGGCCGGGCAAAGCGCCTGCAACAGGCGCTGATCCGTCGTTGGGCGCTGTTTTATGCGGGGTGAAACCCGTCAGCGATTTGGTGCTTGAGGCAGCTTGAAGTGGCGCGCCATTGGGTTTGGGCGGCACCGGTTTTGCCTGGAGGCCTGGCGCCAAACGCTCCCCCCCTTCGTGTTCGTCGGCTTTTCTGAACGGTTACGAGACGACAGGATGGAGCAGCATATATCGGGCCCGCGCGCCACGTTCGATGGCTGCGGCATGTAGCCGGTCGATGGTCAGCTCATAGCGGATTTCTTCGAGAAGCCGCAGCTCGGCCTCATAGGTGTGACCGTCGGCAGCGGCCACATCGCAGGCCAGCGCATAGGCGGTTTCGTTCAGCGTTTCCGGCAGGTTGTCGCGGATCAGACCAAAGAGGGCGTCCAGCCCGTCCTCTTCCCCGAAGAGATCGAAAACGGTGGAAGCCACGATCTTAATACGGTCCGGATCGTAGTCGGCGAAGATCGGCAGATGGTTGACGATATTCTCGATGGTGATCAATTCAGCGGTCCGGATATTTTCGTCCGACATCGATTGCGCGATCATGACGGCGACCAGACAGTCCTGGGGCGTCAAAGAATGGGGAATATCGTTCATTTTCTTGTTTCCTGATGACCTGTGACTGTCAAAGAATATTGACCTAAGCCGGGAGGAGCAATAGGAACCCAAGCTTGCGGGAGGGACCCGTGACCGAAAAAGGATTTGTCCAAATGACTGACCTGCGTGACGCCGGTATGAGTTCGAAAGCCTGGCCTTTTGATGA containing:
- a CDS encoding nicotinate-nucleotide adenylyltransferase, encoding MRYELPYARAGQVIGLLGGSFDPAHEGHVHITEMALKRFALDRVWWLVSPGNPLKAEGPASMARRLMHARHIMRHPRVEVTDLEARTGTRYTAETLRALKRLYPGVTFVWLMGADNLAQFHLWQDWQQIMATTPVGVIARPGTRGAARNAVAAQCFEGAKLPARASRLLGRSAPPCWCFINVPMSSVSSSDIRARGDWSRH
- a CDS encoding sugar ABC transporter permease, whose amino-acid sequence is MSPSFARARRNEMLLAYALLLPSLIFLAAFTYWPILRSVWFSLHDVLLGDPEIFWLGAENYLRLLDDRLFWKVLGNTAFYTLTTIPLSIVVALLLAVAMDSKLRGMAIYRSAFFYPVMIPSVAAGMLWVFLYAPGYGPINEALTALGLPRLDWLYDSDWALPAIVIMSIWKYAGYFMLILLAALKLVPADLYEAARLDGVSARDRLLHITVPLISPTLYFVTIIGTLHSYQIFDYVYVMTQGGPADSTNVLTYYIYQNGFQYQDIGYASALANALLIAVLGLIGLVSVTLGRRVHYLGER
- a CDS encoding helix-turn-helix domain-containing GNAT family N-acetyltransferase, with protein sequence MPLDPVARIRRFNRAVTTETGVLDQSFLGRGRPLGAARVLNAIGPSGRAVSDIRQHLDLDTGLLSRLLRGLEEEGLIVTQEDPADKRRRLARFTAAGQAEYDAYERLSNDRAAALLQRHPTPQALLEAMDLVASALSRDRIEIRDIDPEHPDAIDCMERYYGELAARFEMGFDPDKAARLDVQDMHVPNGCFLLAVSDGMPIGCVGLKGTDKGYAEIKRLWVSPSARGLGLAKRLMHAAETRAKDLGITVLRLDTNSALPEAAGLYHRLGWQEIERFNDDPYPDLFFEKRL
- a CDS encoding asparaginase; protein product: MKHVTLIATGGTIASSTDTAAGAVNAGLSGETLLNSLHEPLDGIEVTVENFEATGSYALDLATLHRLCRRIDEVLADESVDGVVVTHGTDTMEESVFLAWLLVASEKPVVFTGAQRHAGQPDTDGPRNIHDAICAAASPVLQGVGPVILFEGDIHGARYVTKAHSSRVDTFRSVGHGKLGEVDHGEVYLYARPAHARPVFDTPRLDPDVELITLGLGVTPRLMKLAGDHGASGIVLSALGRGNAPKGFADETARLVAAGCPVVVATRCHEGRTRAVYGKDSGGVTLVANGALLAGDLSAVKTRLLLSALIGKGLSGAMLAETFARYS
- a CDS encoding ABC transporter substrate-binding protein → MKSTKPNMMRRRLLATGLAAPFVSAMPGILTPARANETQKLQFMYPVGVSGDINTIISGMIAEFNATHDGIEVEAIYAGSYDNTEQKVITSLGVGEPPALWLPINSSLQTFLGLDALEDITEQAKADDIYDDFIGGFLNTAISDDRLYGLSFQPSTPVLYYNKDAFAEAGLGDAPVTWDELMTAAQALTIREGDELKRWGLTIGGGWHDWMFEGYCRQNGLVPWEADKVLWDRPESIEALEFWKKMVDAGCMAPASTWQGSANDFMAGSTAMLYHSTGSLTNLRTSSPFEVGVAFMPKKKQFGASQGGGPLMIAKNQSDAKKEAAWTFARWMTNTENQAAWSRATGYLAVRKSAWEQPEMVEYLQEVPQAEVAMRQAEFSGAFLQVPAYSRARDNLKSAIDRTLAGEIAPQQALADATADTNREIQRVLRRQG
- the dacB gene encoding D-alanyl-D-alanine carboxypeptidase/D-alanyl-D-alanine-endopeptidase; this translates as MGRRAVLGLMLGGVAQAAFGRAVDRSPIPAPRPDDLFQRFLPSGDQLVAEAGLSGEVAYAVADAASGELLEVRGPVRRLPPASVAKTVTSLYALTHLGPDHRFITELRRTGPVQAGIVQGDLILQGSGDPTLDTDALGGLAKALAAAGIRGITGQFLVDDRALPRIAQIDDLQTEYAGYNPTISGLNLNYNRVHFEWRRQGESYALKLDARAENFAPDVKIARMAIAGRERPVFDYEPGGGYDGWTVARSALGNGGARWLPVRLPALYAGEVFQTIAALQGVRLPAAKRMTADQPSETIVQVESAPLSLIVRDMLKYSTNLTAEVLGLAASRAQGHRPATLAASAAFMNDWARQTFGMNHLTFVDHSGLGGASEVSVVDMVHMLSAKGVEARLAPLLKTIRMLDDQGNVLPDPPAEVVAKTGTLDFVSTLAGYAQAPGGPRMAFAIFAADVPRRQAAKAEGAERPAGARTFNGRAKRLQQALIRRWALFYAG
- a CDS encoding phosphodiesterase, which encodes MLIAHITDSHVLAPGQRLAGRMDTAAAFDRLIASLKAQPVQPDLVLFSGDLAEDATSEEYAHVSAGLRHLGLPVLAVPGNHDRRAPMLAALPGMVRAIESGHLCLAEQTRGPLIIGLDTVIEGAPEGELCEARLEWLAGRLNEARGREVLIFMHHPPITTGLKDMDSMGLLAGREALASLVADHGKVCAILCGHMHRAIMGCCGGAPVRVAPAASLQIAFDLRDGVSFNFSGEPPQYMMHRLDRAGGLVSHVISV
- a CDS encoding tellurite resistance TerB family protein, giving the protein MNDIPHSLTPQDCLVAVMIAQSMSDENIRTAELITIENIVNHLPIFADYDPDRIKIVASTVFDLFGEEDGLDALFGLIRDNLPETLNETAYALACDVAAADGHTYEAELRLLEEIRYELTIDRLHAAAIERGARARYMLLHPVVS
- a CDS encoding carbohydrate ABC transporter permease, with product MTDANLTVPSNPPPARRPLWRKWVRQNWLHAIMLPLALLWLSPLIWILVTSLKTQGEVFDPAAPFWPSKLNFSNYPSTLAVAPFGTYLVNSVIVTSSILAGQLVTITLAAYAFARLNFPGKNLLFTLFLLQVMFPIYAIFLTNFVTLREMGLVNTIPAMIVPFVASGYGTFMLRQSFRQVPAELSDAARLDGCGHMSILWHVYLPLVKPTLIAFGIISVVTHWNDYMWPLLVTNSEGIRTLPIGLGLLAKADSGADWPRLMAGTTIVVSPLLILFVIFQRRFIDSFMHTGVK